One Mycolicibacterium sp. TUM20985 genomic window, CGCGTTCCAGATGCGGGCACCGTCCATGTGCACCGCCATGCCGTTGTCGTGCGCGAAGTCGGCAATCGCCCGCACCTCGTCCGGGCGGTACAGCGTCCCAAGTTCGGTCGTCTGGGTGATGCTGACCGCCAGTGGTTGGGCGCGGTGTTCGTCGCCCCAGCCCCAGGCCTCCGTCGCGATCAGCTCGGGCGTCAGCTTGCCGTCGGGAGTCGGAACGGGCAGGAGCTTCAGCCCGCTCACCCGTTCGGGTGCACCGCCCTCGTCGGTGTTGATGTGCGCGGTCGACGCGGCGACGACGGCTCCCCAGCGCGGTAGGACGGAGGTCAGTGCGACCACGTTGGCGCCCGTGCCGTTGAACACCGGGAAGACCTCGGCGGACGCACCGAATTCGGTCCGGATCCGCTGCTGCAACCGCGACGTGTAGACGTCCCCGCCGTAGGCGACCTGGTGCCCGCCGTTCGCCGCCGCGAGCGCCTCCAGGACCTCGGGATGCACGCCCGCGTAGTTGTCGCTCGCGAAGCCGCGATGCTCGATGTCGTGGAGGGTCTCGACCATGGCCCCAGTCTTGCAGGCGACTACCGACGCGGACCGGTCACGAGCTGTCCCTGAGCCGATCCAGCAAGTTCCTGGCGGCGTCTACGGCCCGGTGATCGTCGCCGAGTGCGCCCGCGAGCAGTGCCGCCCGCCGGGACCGCACGATATCGATGTTCTCCTTGGCGAGCGTGGTGACGACGAGGTTGGCGGTGCGCCCGTCGGAGGGGTCGGCTCGTCGCTCGACGAACGCCTGCTTCTCCAGCACGCGTAGTGCGGCGCTGAAATTGCTACTCCGCATGCGTAATTCGCGGGCGACGTCGCTCGGACGGCAACCGGGGTGCCGGTCGACGTATTCGAGCACGGCCGCCTCGATCATCGACAGTGGGACCACGGTGTCGGCGGCCTGGTCCCAGGATCGGATCAACCGGGCGGCGTGCATGATCGCATCCGCCAAGTCGGCGAGTGCCGTCTCGCGGTCGGCGGCCCGGGGTGCGGCGGTGCGGCTCATGTCGTCGACTTTACCTCGGCTGGCTATGGATATATAGTTATGCCAACATAGCTATTGTGGAGGACGAACGTTGACTACACGCACGAAACTCGTCGAGGGCAGCGCCGAGCAGATGGAGCGCTTGGCCGAACCGCCGCGCTCGGCCGTACGCGGTCCGCTGCTGCTCGTCCTCGCACTGTTGTCGGCGGTGGCCCCGTTCGCCACCGACCTGTACCTCTCCGCGTTCCCGCTGATGACAGTCGACCTCGGCACTACCGCCACGTCGGTCCAGCTGACGCTGACCGCCTTCTTGGTCGGTATTGCATTGGGTCAGTTGGTATTCGGGCCGTTGTCCGACCGCTTCGGCCGCATGGCGCCGCTGGTGGTGGGCTCGGTGTTGTGCCTGGCCGCCAGCGCGGTGACGGCACTGGCGCCCACGGTGGAGATCCTGATCGCGGCGCGGTTCGCGCAGGGCATCACCGGTGCCGCGGGCATGGTGATCGGCCGGGCGATCATCTCCGACCTCGCCGTCGGCGCGGCTGCCGCGCGGGCCTACAGCCTGATGATGCTCGTCGGCGGTGTCGCGCCCGTCGTGGCTCCGGTGCTGGGTAGCGTCCTTGTGACCCCGCTCGGATGGCGCGGCGTGCTGTGGGTGGTCTTCGGGATCGTCGCGGCCATGGTCGTCGGCGTCGTCGCCGTGGTGCGCGAGACCCACACCGGCGAGCGCCGCGCGACGGCAAGGGCCGACCGTGGCGAGACGCCGTCGGCGCTGCGCGCCGTGACCTCGCGGGTGTACCTCGGCAACGCGCTGGCGTTCGCGTTCTCGTTCGCGACGATGATGGCCTACATCTCGGCCTCGCCCTTCGTCTACCAGGTGATGATGGGGTTCAGCGAGGTGCAGTACGGAATAGCCTTCGGGGTGAACGCACTTGGACTGGCGGCGATGAGCGCCGTGTCGGCCAAGCTCACCGCGACCCGGTCCATCCGCGCCCTCACCGGAACCGGGCTGGCGGTGTGCCTGTTGGCCACGGTATGCATCGTCGCCGTGGTGGTGTCCGGCGGGCCGACGTGGCTGTTGGTCGCGCCGCTCTGGGTTGCGGTGTCCAGCCTCGGCCTGGTGTTCGGCAACGCGACCGCGCTCGCCCTCAGCGGCGTCGCGCGCGCGGCCGGTGCGGCGTCAGCAGTGTTGGGCGCGTTGCAGTTCGGGCTCGGGGCGTTGGTGTCGCCACTGGTCGGGATGGGTGGCGAACACACCGCCGCACCGCTGGCCGCCGTCATGTTCGCGGCGATCGTGATTGCCTGCGGCTCGTTCGCGTGGGCGGCGCGGGCCAGGCCGTAGCGGCCTCATCGTCGCGTCGTCGTCCCTCCGGCCGACCAGCGCAACGACCGGACCCTGGGGTCCGCGTTGACGGCACCGAGCGCCTTCTCCACGTCGGCGTCATCCCGCGTCATGGCGGATAGCTCCGCCTGGACGTGGACTTCACCGGACGCCGAGTTGGCTTCGGAGCGAACTGAATTGAGATGGAAGCCAGGTCGGCTGACTGCGCCGACGATGGCCAACCGCACGTCGCTCTCGGCACCGGGATCGCACACCACCTCGACGAGATAGTCGGCGGCCGGCTCCTCGCGGCTTCCCCACAGATGCGCCCGGTCCATGCGCATCGCCAGCGGAAAGAGGAATCCGTTGGTGGCGACGATGACGACCGCGCCGGTGACCGCCTCGCGCCACATCCACGCCCCCGCGAGCGCGCCCACGGCGGCGGAGGCCCACAGGGTGGCAGCGGTATTCCAGCCGGTGACCGACGACCCCTGCTTCATGATCACGCCCGCGCCGAGAAAGCCGATGCCGGAGACGATTTGAGCAGCGACCCGGGTTCGATCGCCCTCGCCGCCGAAGGAATAGGCGCCGAGGATCAGGAACAGCGCGGCCCCCATGCTGACCAGCGCCATGGTTTGAAGGCCGGCCATCCGCGATCGCCATTGGCGTTCGACGCCGATCGCCAGACCCAGGAGCGTGGCCAAACCGACCCGGCCCAGCATGTCGACGGCGATCACGGTGTCGGCGTGCCCGTCATCGTCAGTTGCAGCCGCTCACACTAACGCGGCGCCCGTTCACTCCGATGCAGCCACTGACCGGTGGCGGCGGTGGCGGTGGCGGCGCGTAGTAGTCCTCGGGAATGGGGGCGTAGTAGTCGGGCGGCGGAACGTAGGGCGCCATCACGTCGGCCAAATTGGCGCAACCGCTGACGGAGACCCGGCGACCGGCCGACACGCACACGTCCGCGTTTGCCGGATCCGCGTCGTGGATCGTCACGAGCGTCCCGAGGGTTGCGGCGATCGCCACGGCGGCGCCTGCCCTACACGCCCAGGGCTTTGCCCATCCGCTCATCGAATCGTCTCCTCGTGCCGCGTGTCCCGGATCTGAGGGCACCGTATTCCCTCGGTGACTAGATTGGGGGCTATTCACGTCTAAGGGAGGCCCACCATGACCGCGACCGTTGCGACTCAGCCCAAGTACCAGGTAGTCAATCCGGCCACCGGGGAACCGGGGGAATCGTTCGACTTCGTCACCGACGCCGAGCTCGAGGCCACTTTGGCCGCATCTGCTGAGGCGTATCGCTCCTGGCGGGACCTGCCGATCGCCGAGCGCGCCCGCATCGTCGCGCGGGTGGGCGAGCTGTTCAAGGAGCACGCCTCGCGGCTGGGTGCCATCGCCACCGAGGAGATGGGCAAGCCGCTCGAGGAATCGGTGGGTGAGGCCGACTTCTGTGGCGACATCTTCGACTACTTCGCCACCGAGGGTCCCACGCTGACGGCCGATCAGGAGATCAAGACGTTCGCCTCCGGCAAGGCCTACGTGCAGAAGCTGCCGATCGGACCGCTGCTGGGCATCATGCCGTGGAATTACCCGTTCTATCAGATCGCTAGGTTCGCGGCCCCAAACCTGGTGTTGGGCAACACCATCATCCTCAAGCATGCCGAGTCGGTGCCGAAGTCCGCGCTCGCCGTCCAGGAGCTCATGGACGAAGCGGGAGTGCCCGAGGGCGTGTACCGCAACATCTTTGCGTCCTACGCCCAGATCGAGCAGATCATCGGCGACCGCCGCGTCGTCGGCGTCTCGCTGACCGGTTCGGAGCGGGCCGGCGCGGTCGTGGCGTCGATCGCGGGGCGCAACCTGAAGAAGTGCGTCCTCGAGCTCGGCGGCTCGGACCCGTACGTGGTGCTTGACTCCGATGACGTGAAGGCGTCGGCAGATCTGGCCTGGGACACCAGGATTGGCAACACCGGCCAAGCGTGTAACTCGAACAAGCGGATCATCGTGACCGATGACATCTTCGACGGTTTCGTCGAACGGCTCGTCGAGCGCGCCAAGGATCTCAAGCCAGGCGATCCGGCCGAGGCGCAGGACGGCACCTTTGCACCGCTGTCATCGCGCAAGGCGGCCGAGATCCTCGACGAGCAGGTCAAGGACGCCGTCACCAAGGGCGCGACGCTGCACGCCGGCGGTGAGCTCGGGCAGGGACCCGCGGCGTACTACTCACCCGCGGTGCTGACCGGTATCACCAAGGAGATGAGGGCCTACCGCGAGGAGCTGTTCGGCCCGGTTGCGGTGGTGTACTCGGTGAGCAGCGACGAGGAAGCGTTGGAGTTGGCCAACGACACCGACTACGGCCTCGGTGGCGCGGTGTTCAGCACCGACACCCAGCGCGCCGAGCAGATCGCGCGACGTCTCGAGTCCGGCATGGCGAATGTGAACACGCCCGCCAACGAAGGCCAGGAGGTCCCGTTCGGTGGGGTCAAGCGCAGCGGCTTCGGCCGCGAGCTCGGGCCACTGGGCATGGATGAGTTCGTCAACAAGCGGATGTACTTCGTCGCCGGCTGACGCGTGGCGCGGTAGCGGGTATTGATCAACCCCGCAGCAGGTATTGCGGGGAGTAGCGCTCTGGGATCCGAGTAGTTCGCCACTCTATCGGGGCGGTGGTAGCTCATTCGACGATCGTCGTGACCGAATCACGGCGACATCGAACCGAGGCCTCAGATGAGCACCAACCGCAAATCCACCAGCGCGCGCGCCGCGGCAACGCCCAAGGGGCGTGTCGCCAAGTACTCGCCGTTGAGTCCCGCCTCGACGCGCACGCTGCTCGCGGCCGTCGTGGCGGCTAGCG contains:
- a CDS encoding MarR family winged helix-turn-helix transcriptional regulator — translated: MSRTAAPRAADRETALADLADAIMHAARLIRSWDQAADTVVPLSMIEAAVLEYVDRHPGCRPSDVARELRMRSSNFSAALRVLEKQAFVERRADPSDGRTANLVVTTLAKENIDIVRSRRAALLAGALGDDHRAVDAARNLLDRLRDSS
- a CDS encoding threonine aldolase family protein, whose protein sequence is MVETLHDIEHRGFASDNYAGVHPEVLEALAAANGGHQVAYGGDVYTSRLQQRIRTEFGASAEVFPVFNGTGANVVALTSVLPRWGAVVAASTAHINTDEGGAPERVSGLKLLPVPTPDGKLTPELIATEAWGWGDEHRAQPLAVSITQTTELGTLYRPDEVRAIADFAHDNGMAVHMDGARIWNAAAALGVPFGEFTAAAGVDVVSLGGTKNGLLGAEAIVVIEPARVDGMRYLRKLSMQLASKMRFASAQLLALFDDDLGLRAAAHANAMAARLRGALDDGSVRGLSFSQPTQANAVFAVLPNAAADRIRERVRFYDWDRAAGQVRWMCSWDTTEADVDGFTTAIRDELERTD
- a CDS encoding NAD-dependent succinate-semialdehyde dehydrogenase — translated: MTATVATQPKYQVVNPATGEPGESFDFVTDAELEATLAASAEAYRSWRDLPIAERARIVARVGELFKEHASRLGAIATEEMGKPLEESVGEADFCGDIFDYFATEGPTLTADQEIKTFASGKAYVQKLPIGPLLGIMPWNYPFYQIARFAAPNLVLGNTIILKHAESVPKSALAVQELMDEAGVPEGVYRNIFASYAQIEQIIGDRRVVGVSLTGSERAGAVVASIAGRNLKKCVLELGGSDPYVVLDSDDVKASADLAWDTRIGNTGQACNSNKRIIVTDDIFDGFVERLVERAKDLKPGDPAEAQDGTFAPLSSRKAAEILDEQVKDAVTKGATLHAGGELGQGPAAYYSPAVLTGITKEMRAYREELFGPVAVVYSVSSDEEALELANDTDYGLGGAVFSTDTQRAEQIARRLESGMANVNTPANEGQEVPFGGVKRSGFGRELGPLGMDEFVNKRMYFVAG
- a CDS encoding MgtC/SapB family protein, translated to MLGRVGLATLLGLAIGVERQWRSRMAGLQTMALVSMGAALFLILGAYSFGGEGDRTRVAAQIVSGIGFLGAGVIMKQGSSVTGWNTAATLWASAAVGALAGAWMWREAVTGAVVIVATNGFLFPLAMRMDRAHLWGSREEPAADYLVEVVCDPGAESDVRLAIVGAVSRPGFHLNSVRSEANSASGEVHVQAELSAMTRDDADVEKALGAVNADPRVRSLRWSAGGTTTRR
- a CDS encoding multidrug effflux MFS transporter, with protein sequence MTTRTKLVEGSAEQMERLAEPPRSAVRGPLLLVLALLSAVAPFATDLYLSAFPLMTVDLGTTATSVQLTLTAFLVGIALGQLVFGPLSDRFGRMAPLVVGSVLCLAASAVTALAPTVEILIAARFAQGITGAAGMVIGRAIISDLAVGAAAARAYSLMMLVGGVAPVVAPVLGSVLVTPLGWRGVLWVVFGIVAAMVVGVVAVVRETHTGERRATARADRGETPSALRAVTSRVYLGNALAFAFSFATMMAYISASPFVYQVMMGFSEVQYGIAFGVNALGLAAMSAVSAKLTATRSIRALTGTGLAVCLLATVCIVAVVVSGGPTWLLVAPLWVAVSSLGLVFGNATALALSGVARAAGAASAVLGALQFGLGALVSPLVGMGGEHTAAPLAAVMFAAIVIACGSFAWAARARP